TTTAAATTATTCCTCGATTTAAGTATTGTTTACCTCTTGCAATGGTCACAGTGGGAGAACCTGCCAGCTGATTCTCGTGTGAGAGTGTGGCACGACCTGCAGCCTGTGGTTCAGAATCTGCCACTGGCCCAGACTCGATACAAACCACTTCGACCTGTGGAGACTGAGCTCTTGTCTCAAAATTTTCCGCTACCTCTGGTACCAGTTTTGCAAACTTGGGCTGTGGATCGATCTCTGTCACCCACAGTCCCAGGCATTGGGCCTAATCTTCCAGACTTCAGGTGTGAGGATCAGGGTAGACCACAGTGTCGTGAACATTTATTTGCCAATAAAGATCCTCATTTTCGTGAAGCACAGTTTGTGGTTTCAGGTCAGCTCTTACCACAAGAGCATATGTTTACAGTACCTGCTGCACTGCGGAATCACGAGTCTAGATTCTTGGCAAAAGAACTGCGTTGTGAGTTTGGCTTCGAGACTTCAGAACATTTGCAGCTGCAGGAAGTTAGTTACATGATAGTGAAACGATCACAGCACGGACACACAAAAAACAACTTGGATCGAGACCAGGAAAACAGGTACTTCACTTCGGACCATCGACACAATCGTGAAATAGGATACAGTGAGCCAGAACCCCTTCAGCTCCATCAGTCAAGATATATGGATTTGGATCGGCTGTCACCTCGAGATGAGAGAGATACGGTTTGGGATCGGCTGTCATCTCGAGACAAGATACCTACAGTGTGGGATCGTCTATCACCTCAGGGTAAGAAGTATATGGCGTCCGATGGGCTGTCACCTCAGGGTAAGAGGTATAAAGCTTCCAGTTGGGTATCACCTCGAGGTAATAGGTGTGAAACTTCCAGTCGAGTGTCACCTCAAGGTAAGAGGTATAATGCTTCAGATTCACTGTCATCCCGAGATAAGAGGTGTAAATATTCCAATTGGCTGTCATCTCACGATGAAAGGCACATGCCTTCGGACCGGCTCTCACCTCGAGATGGAAAGTACACACCTTTAGACCATATGTCACACCGAAATGGGAGGCACATGGTTTCAGAGCAGCGATCGCCCCGAGACGGGAGGTACGCGGCTTCGGATCGGCTGTTGCCTCGAGGTGGGAGGGACGTGGCTTCGGATCGACATTTGCCTCGGGATGGGAGGGACGTGGCTTCGGATCGACATTTGCCTCGGGATGGGAGGGACGTGGCTTCGGATCGACATTTGCCTCAGGATGGGAGGGATGTGGCTTCCGATCGACATTTGCCTCGGGATGGGAGGGATGTGGCTTCCGATCGACATTTGCCTCGGGATGGGAGGGATGTGGCTTCCGATCGACATTTGCCTCGGGATGGGAGGGATGTGGCTTCCGATCGGCTGTCACCTCGGGACAGGAGGTACGCGGCTTCGGATCGGCTGTCGACGCGGGATTCGAGGTATGCGGCTTCAGATCAGCTGTCGTCCTGGGATGGGAGGTATGCGGATTTGGATCGGCTGTCACCCCAGGAGTCGAGGTACACAGCTTCAGATCGACTGTCGCCCCGGGATTCGAGGTACGCGGCTTCAGATCGGCTGTCGCCCCGGGATTCGAGGTACGCGGCTTCAGATCGGCTGTCGCCCCGGGATTCGAGGTACGCGGCTTCAGATCGGCTGTCGCCCCGGGGTTCGAGGTACGCGCCTTCGGATCGGCTGTCGCCCCAGGATGCGAGGTACGCGGCTTCAGATCGGCTGTCTCCCCGGGATTCGAGGTACGCGGCTTCAGATCGGCTGTCGCCCCGGGGTTCGAGGTACACGGCTTCGGATCGGCTGTCGCCCCAGGATGCGAGGTACGCGGCTTCAGATCGGCTGTCTCCCCGGGATGCGAGGTACGCGGCTTCAGATCGGCTGTCTCCCCGGGATGCGAGGTACGCGGCTTCAGATCGGCTGTCGCCCCGGGATTCGAGGTACGCGGCTTCAGATCGGCTGTCGCCCCGGGGTTCGAGGTACGCGGCTTCAGATCGGCTGTCGCCCCGGGGTTCGAGGTACGCGCCTTCGGATCGGCTGTCGCCCCAGGATGCGAGGTACGCGGCTTCAGATCGGCTGTCTCCCCGGGATTCGAGGTACGCGGCTTCAGATCGGCTGTCTCCCCGGGATTCGAGGTACGCGGCTTCAGATCGGCTGTCGCCCCGGGATTCGAGGTACGCGGCTTCAGATCGGCTGTCGCCCCGGGGTTCGAGGTACACGGCTTCGGATCGGCTGTCGCCCCGGGATGCGAGGTACGCGGCTTCAGATCGGCTGTCGCCCCGGGATTCGAGGTACGCGGCTTCGGATCGGCTGTCGCCCCGGGGTTCGAGGTACGCGGCTTCGGATCGGCTGTCGCCCCAGGATGCGAGGTACGCGGCTTCGGATCGGCTGTCGCCCCAGGATTCGAGGTACGCGGCTTCGGATCGGCTGTCCCGGGATTTGAGGTACATGGCTTCGGATCGGCTGTCGCCCCTGGTTTCGAGGTATGAGGGTTATGATCAACAGTCACTTCGAGATAAAAGTTACACGACTTCTGATTGGTCTTCGTCTTGTGATCCTAGGCACAAAGTTTCAGAGCAGCCACCATCTCGTGATTGGTACCTCCCTTCAAATCAGTCACTGTCTTCTAGTTCTGGGTACATTACTCCAATCCAGGAGAAATCCCCAAATTCGAAGTGGAGAGGCTCAGTTCAACAATCCTCCAGTGATTCCAATTCTGTAGGTCCGCATGAGTCACTGTTCCAGGAATCCACATTCCGAGACAGAAATCAGGTGCAGTACAATGAAGGTAGATTTGTGGAATCTAGACTGAGAATGTCAGCTTACCCACTACGCAGGGAATTTGATGATACAGTTTCTCACACGCTACGTTCACAGGAAAACAGATTTTAAAGTTCAGATGTCCTGTTCCAGCAATCTGTCATATTATAAATTCTTTTCTCTTGAGATCTTTGGGGCTAACTGGTAGACATTCAGTGATACAAGCACTTACTGTTGGAGGTGAATTTGTATCAAAAATGTAACATTCCAGTTTGTGGAGAGTTTAACCAGTATTGCATAAATCATTGTAACATTTAGTTACCCTTCTATATTTAGGGCAGGACAACATTTATAACTCTTTCAGCTCTACATCTGCCTATAATTCACAACATTGTTTGGAATTAAACTTTGAAGTGAGTTTGAAAGGCTTCAGGTTTAAATTCTGTTAAAAGGAGTGCCTCTGCTATTCGTAGCAGGCCTGTCCATTTGCAAGTTCTTTAAACAGGTTTGAAGTGTGTTTTGTTTCATTTGTCTGTCAGAAATGTTTCTGATTTTGTGACTAATTTTGTATGCTGTATGTTatataaagaaaggaaaaagttgGAACTACTTCAAATGTTTTTGTACACATCTAGTGATGTCCTATTATTTATGCCAGAGTGAATGTTTAAATGTGAGTTTGGTGTGCAGGGAATTTGGTAAACCAAATAACTAAAAAATgcacttatttgtgtgtgtgtgtgtgtgtgtgtgtgtcctgtttcatttcagcagttgtTATTCAAAATAAGtactttgaaactggaacttttttttttcccccagaatATAATTTTGTATAAATTTGTAGAACTTGAAATAAAATACTTGATCAATGTGTGTGTTTCCTTAATCATGGAGTACTGCTTCGGAGGAATTGAAGAGATCAGTGGAAGAAATTGCTAGCTAAGCCACAAGTGAATTTAACAGTGTATGATGCAGTTAGAAGCACGGCAGGAGGATCAATGCAATCCTCACTAAATTGAGAATTAAGCATTTTCTTCTGCCGACACCTTCAATTGTCAAGGATAAGTCACAACTTTCTATTTATTCAAAAGATTTACTCTtttcaacaaatacattttttgggTAGTTGCACTGTCATGGAGCACTGGTATGGTTAATAAACAGGCACTGCTTATGTTGTGACTGTAATCGGAGTAGTCTTCTCTGACAGTAATATAACTGCGAAACTGATCTGTGACCACGTGAGGCTCAATATAGTGTCACCCATTGAAGCACATGAAGAAGAAAATGGTCAAAATAACACGGGCTAGTACGGGTGGTGtcgcctgacccatctcgtcgtgttctgtggcattctgtgaaccattctgtacACCCCCATTGCACTGCCAAAACATTTTGTCCCACATAaggagcaatttcccggatggaggCATCATCTCTCATACCAATAATACgcactctttcaaactcactgatgtgacAGTACGGTTCGCGTATACATATATGAAGCATTCTGTATGTCTACTCAAGTCACAGTACtgcattaccttcagtttatagcaaCAATGAGAGCAGCAGGTGCATTTTATCGGTAGATGGTATTGCACCGTGATATCAGTGTTAACCTGAATCCtgtgggccgacatggttcaaatgctattcatttctgcagaacatactattgtacatgtcctttgaatatgaacgtcctgtttCTAGGCATtgaagattctctctctctctctctctctctctctctctctgtgtgtgtgtgtgtgtgtgtgtgtgtgtgtgtgtgtgtgtgtgtgtctactgtgacttaccaaatgggaaagtgctggtagatagacacaataaaaaacagaaacacacacacaaaaatttcaagctttcacaacctgaggttgcttcatcaggaaagagggaaggcgagggaaagatgaaaggatgtgggttttaagggagagggtaaggagtcattccaatcccgggagcggaaagacttaccttggggggggggaaaggacaggtacacactcgcgcgcgcacacacgcacgtaTCCATCTGCTcacatacagacacaggcagacatgtgtaaatgcaaagaggttgggcagagatatcagtcgaggcggaagtacagatgcaaagatgttattgaatgacaggtgatgtacgaggtgtggcaacttgaaattagcggaggttgaggcctggtgggtaatgggaagagagaatatattgaagggcaagttcccatctctggagttctgataggttggtgtcagtgggaagtatccagataacccggacggtgtaacactgtgccaagatgtgctggccgtgcaccgaggcatgtttagccacaggatgatcctcattaccaacaaacactgtctgcctgtgtccattcatgcgaatggacagtttgttgctggttattcccacatagacggcttcacagtgtaggcaggtcagttggtaaatcacgtgggtgctttcacacgtggctctgcctttgatcgtgtacaccttccgggttacaggactggagtaggtggtggtgggagggtgcgtgggacaggttttacaccgggggcagttacaagggtaggagccagagggtagggaaggtggtttggggatttcatagagatgaaccgagaggttacgaagattaggtggacggcggaaagacactcttggtggagtggggaggattttgtgaaggatggatctcatttcagggtaggatttgaggaagttgtatccctgctggagagccacattcagagtctggtccagtcccagaaagtatcctgtcacaagtggggcacttttggggttcttctgtgggaggtttgaggggatgaggaagtggctccggttatttgcttctgtaccaggtcgggagggtagttgcgggatgcgaaagctgttttcaggttgttggtgtaatggttcaaggattggggactggagcagattcgtttgccacgaagacctaagctgtagagaagggaccgtttggtatggaatgggtggcagctgtcataatggaggtactgttgcttgttggtgagtttgatgtggacggacgtgtgaagctcgccattggacaggtggaggtcaacgtcgaggaaagtggcgtgggatttggagtaggaccaggtgaatttgatggaaccagaggagttgaggttggagaggaaattctggagttcttcttcactgtgagtccagatcatgaagatgtcatcaataaatctgtaccaaactttgggttggcaggcctgggtaaccaagaaggcttcctctaagcgacccaaaAATAGGTTCGCATACgaggggggccatcctggtaccgatggctgttccctttaattgttggtatgtctggccttcaaaagtgaagaagttgtgagttaggatgaagctggctaaggtaatgaggaaagaaatTTGTACAATTATGAAATGGGACCCACCTGGATAGGCACACACTTtagtatacagggctattacaaatgattgaagcgatttcataaattcactgtagctccattcattgacatatggccacgacacactacagatacgtagaaaaactcaaagatttgttcggctgaagccgcacttcaggtttctgccgccagagcgctcgagagcgcagtgagacaaaatggcgacaggagccgagaaagcttatgtcgtgcttgaaatgcactcacttcagtcagtcataacagtgcaacgacacttcaggacgaagttcaacaaagatccaccaactgctaactccattcggcgatggtatgcgcagtttaaagcttctggatgcctctgtaaggggaaataaaCGGGTCGGCccgcagtgagtgaagaaacggttgaacgcgtgcgggcaagtttcacgcggaagtcgacgaataaagcaagcagggagctaaacgtaccacagccgatggtttggaaaatcttacggaaaaggctaaagcagaagccttaccatttacaattgctacaagccctgacacccgatgacaaagtcaaacgctttgaattttcggcggggttgcaacagctcatggacagctcagtgtgaaacttgttttctgtgatgaagcaacattttttcttaatggtgaagtgaacagacacaatgtgcgaatctgggtggtagagaatcctcacgcattcgtgcagtaaattcgcaattcaccaaaagttaacatgttttgtgcagtctcacggtttaaagcttacggcccctttttcttctgcgaaaaaaacgttacaggacacgtgtatctggacatgctggaaaattggctcatgccacaactggagacagacagcgccgacttcatctttcaacaggatggtgctccaccgcacttccatcttcatgttcggcatttcttaaacaggagattggaaaaccgatggatcggtcgtggtggagatcatgatcagcaattcgtgtcacggcctccacgctctcccgacttaaccccatgcgatttctttctgtggggttatgtgaaagatctagtgtttaaacctcctctaccaagaaacgtgctagaactgcgagctcgcatcaacgatgctttcgaactcattgatggggacatgctgcgccgagtgtgggaggaacttgattatcggcttgatgtctaccgaatcactaaaggggcacatatcgaacatttgtgaatacctaaaaaaactttttgagtttttgtatgtgtgtgcaaagcattgtgaaaatatctcaaataataaagttattgtagagctgtgaaatcgcttcaatcatttgtaataaccctgtagtactTCAGAGATTTGCGGGGATGTGTTAGCCCCAGACAGTATCTGTGCCCAGCGGGTTAATGGTGAAGGCCAGTGATAGTCTGGATGCAGTTTCTAGGTGCTGCCTGAGTCCTGTTTCAATTACGtgattaacaaatgttttgaaaacaTTCTCaccagatgcagacagttgggtacACAAATTCTGTCAGAGGGGTGAAGGAGTGGTCACAGGGaggccaccctctaccactaacattgtgCAATCCAAGCTAACATGCCACCCCCTGTGGACAAACAGTACAAAGGCGAGGAAGCAGAGTCTGAAAATAACAAAATACTAGGTTCtacttgagaaatgaaataaatgagagatgagatagtgaaggcagcaggggataaaataaaataggtaaaaagacaaggcctggtaGAAATCTGTGGATAACACGAGAGATATTGAATTGctgaaaagagaaaatttaaaaatgaagcaggtgaaaggaaataaaaatgtttaaaaaatgagattgacaggaagttcaaaatggctaacggctaggaatggctagaggacacgtGTTCGGACACGGAAGCATATTTCGCTACGGAAAAGGTAGGTACCGTCTACAGGGaagttaaagaggcctttgggaaaAAGAGAAGTAGGTGTAAGAatgtcaggagctcagatggaggagcagttataagcaaagaaggaaaagatgAGATGTGGAAGGAGTGTATGTGGGGTTTGTGcaggggagatgaacttgaaagcagtgTTATAGACAGGGaattggatgtagatgtaaatgagataGGAGGTataatactgcaagaagaatttgatacTGCTCTCcaggatctaagtcgaaacaaggctcctgggGGTAGGTGATACTCCATCAGAattactgattgccttgggagagccagccatgacgaaactctcccatctggtgtgcaaggtgtACGAGGCAGGTGAAATAACCACCGACTTTCAGAATGTagtgattccaattccaaagaaatcaattGCTGACatctgtgaaaattaccaaactatcagtttattactcatggttgcaaaatactaacatgaattctgtacAGAAGTATGGATAAACTGCTCAAGcagacctcaaggaagatcagtttggattctggagaaatgtacgagcacacgaggcaatactggcaCGACGACTTACCTGAGACCTCAGGTtagggaaagacaaacctacgtatgatttgtagacttacagaaagcttttgacaatgttaacaggaatattctcttagaaattctgaaggtagcaggggtaagatacagggagcaaagggctatttacaacttgtacagaaaccagacaacagttataagagtcaagggtgaTGAAAAGGAAGccctggttgagaagggagtgagacagggttgtagcctgtcccaatTTTTTCAGTCTgtccattgaacaagcagtaaaggaaaccaaagaaaaatcaggagtaggaattaaagttcagagaaaagaaataaaagctttgaggtttgctggtgacattgtaattttgtcagacagcaaagaacctggaagagcagttgaactgaatggacagtgtcgaaaggaggatataagatgaacttcaaaaaaggataatggaatgtagtcaaattaaatcagatgatactaagggacttagatgaggaaatgaggcacttaaagtaggagataggttttgctatttgggtagcaaaataactgatgatggccaaagtagagtggatataaaatgtagactggtaatggcaagaaaagcatttgtgaagaTGATGCAGGATGGACTGTTGTTTCTgaggaagagacatttgttaacatgaaatatagatttaagtgtaaggaagtctttctTGAAGATATATGTCTGTAGtatagccttgtatgtaagtgaaatattgatgataaacagtttagagaaaaaggaaatacaagctttcaaaatgtggaacTACAAAAGaacattgaagattagatgggtcagtcacataattaatgaggtactgagtagaactgtTGCAgcaagaaatttgtgatacaacttgactaaaagaagagagttCTGAGAAACCAAGttatcgccagtttagtattggagggaagtgtgggggtaacaagtttagagggagaccaagagatgaatacagtaagcagatacagGACGACGCAGGTTGCCATAGTGactgataaagaagcttgcacagggtggagtagcatggagaactgcatcaaatcagtcttcgtactgaagaccaccaccaccacaacaacaagttGACGAAGATGTAGTTTTAATGAGCACAGGTATTGCCAAAGATCACACAGAATTTTTCAGAAAGGAAAATTTTCTAATTGGAATAACTAAGAAACTAACAGGTTACATAAGTAGCAGTATACATTGTGGGAAACTGAAAAAATGGTGCTGCAAAACTATGGTACTGGATGctggaaataaaattatttatacactactggccattaaaattgctacaccaagaagaaatgcagatgataaacgggtattcattggacaaatatattatactagaactaaaatgtgattacattttcacgcaatttgcgcacgtagatcctgagaaatcagtacccagaataaccacctctggctgtaataacagccttgatacgcctgagcattgagtcatacagagcttggatggcgtgtacaggtacagctgcccatgcagcttcaacacgataccacagttcgagagtagtgactggcgtattgtgatgagccagttgctcggccatcattgaccggacgttttcaattggtgagagatctggagaatgtgctggccagggcagcagtcgaacattttctgtatcgagaaaggcccgtacaggacctgcaacatgccgtcgtggattatcctgctgaagtgtagggtttcgcagggatcgaacgaagggtagagccacaggtcgtaacacatctgaaatgtaacgtccactgtccaaagtgccgtcaatacgaacaagaggtgaccgagacgtgtaaccaatggcaccccataccatcacgccggatgataagccagtatggcgatgacgaatacacgcttccagtgtgcgttcaccgcgatgtcgcccaacacggatgtgaccatcatgatgctgtaaacagaacctggattcatccgaaaaaatgacgttttgccattcgtgcacccaggttcggcgtcgAGTACACCATAACAGGCGCTCCTCtctctgatgcagcgtctagggtaaccgcagccacggtctccgagctgatagtcggtgCTGTTACAAATGTCGTCagactgttcgtccagatggttgttgtcttgcaaacgtcgccatctgttgactcagggatcgatccgttacaaccatgccgataagatgcctgtcatctcgactgctagtgatacgaggccgttaggatccagcacggc
This sequence is a window from Schistocerca nitens isolate TAMUIC-IGC-003100 chromosome 11, iqSchNite1.1, whole genome shotgun sequence. Protein-coding genes within it:
- the LOC126213483 gene encoding uncharacterized protein LOC126213483 isoform X30 is translated as MCGDLLGEREMSGIVKEVMDKLREAENSVGVEDGNGKTEQKMEKECGESGKFGAVVELETDGKEADVGREKLKKERWSRAQKLQRKIMQVEAALKLEIAKVEQKKQKLEGIALRCETSNGEGDRKDTFVAEEQLKKMRLSGAQRRKMKKMMARAAGERVLTKSEQKKRKLEEVTPNYEIGNGEAKKVTSTVQNEAPVLSVPPVYTDRQLRRFQCKLKAKKFKTNTDGGKAPVLSVPLVSTKKRVKRLKRKLKSGKPHDTTKTSTKFVSGGIIGGNTNASATEEVTGGNAYVPVTEQVNKRRKNVLSRTAAAGGTKQHVTAGQKRKRKRQKQRDITKTFIKFLSGGFTGGNDNAPVTEKVDEYSTGVSDREAQGEEETAGSMRLAVVPVGFPDVKMTEEQAEMVWAALTNMIDPSESEELVQFSAMQYENGGLAITCTDRATKVWLRKTVPKLVPWIGACLTVGQADLTLKGTKFILSLPKAMKGRSDEEVLDLFQKQNKGISTTKWKVCSRLTEADERERLTLWVDEKSFQDLKARDFKLFLDLSIVYLLQWSQWENLPADSRVRVWHDLQPVVQNLPLAQTRYKPLRPVETELLSQNFPLPLVPVLQTWAVDRSLSPTVPGIGPNLPDFRCEDQGRPQCREHLFANKDPHFREAQFVVSGQLLPQEHMFTVPAALRNHESRFLAKELRCEFGFETSEHLQLQEVSYMIVKRSQHGHTKNNLDRDQENRYFTSDHRHNREIGYSEPEPLQLHQSRYMDLDRLSPRDERDTVWDRLSSRDKIPTVWDRLSPQGKKYMASDGLSPQGKRYKASSWVSPRGNRCETSSRVSPQGKRYNASDSLSSRDKRCKYSNWLSSHDERHMPSDRLSPRDGKYTPLDHMSHRNGRHMVSEQRSPRDGRYAASDRLLPRGGRDVASDRHLPRDGRDVASDRHLPRDGRDVASDRLSPRDRRYAASDRLSTRDSRYAASDQLSSWDGRYADLDRLSPQESRYTASDRLSPRDSRYAASDRLSPRDSRYAASDRLSPRDSRYAASDRLSPRGSRYAPSDRLSPQDARYAASDRLSPRDSRYAASDRLSPRGSRYTASDRLSPQDARYAASDRLSPRGSRYAASDRLSPRGSRYAASDRLSPRGSRYAASDRLSPQDARYAASDRLSPQDSRYAASDRLSRDLRYMASDRLSPLVSRYEGYDQQSLRDKSYTTSDWSSSCDPRHKVSEQPPSRDWYLPSNQSLSSSSGYITPIQEKSPNSKWRGSVQQSSSDSNSVGPHESLFQESTFRDRNQVQYNEGRFVESRLRMSAYPLRREFDDTVSHTLRSQENRF
- the LOC126213483 gene encoding uncharacterized protein LOC126213483 isoform X9; this encodes MCGDLLGEREMSGIVKEVMDKLREAENSVGVEDGNGKTEQKMEKECGESGKFGAVVELETDGKEADVGREKLKKERWSRAQKLQRKIMQVEAALKLEIAKVEQKKQKLEGIALRCETSNGEGDRKDTFVAEEQLKKMRLSGAQRRKMKKMMARAAGERVLTKSEQKKRKLEEVTPNYEIGNGEAKKVTSTVQNEAPVLSVPPVYTDRQLRRFQCKLKAKKFKTNTDGGKAPVLSVPLVSTKKRVKRLKRKLKSGKPHDTTKTSTKFVSGGIIGGNTNASATEEVTGGNAYVPVTEQVNKRRKNVLSRTAAAGGTKQHVTAGQKRKRKRQKQRDITKTFIKFLSGGFTGGNDNAPVTEKVDEYSTGVSDREAQGEEETAGSMRLAVVPVGFPDVKMTEEQAEMVWAALTNMIDPSESEELVQFSAMQYENGGLAITCTDRATKVWLRKTVPKLVPWIGACLTVGQADLTLKGTKFILSLPKAMKGRSDEEVLDLFQKQNKGISTTKWKVCSRLTEADERERLTLWVDEKSFQDLKARDFKLFLDLSIVYLLQWSQWENLPADSRVRVWHDLQPVVQNLPLAQTRYKPLRPVETELLSQNFPLPLVPVLQTWAVDRSLSPTVPGIGPNLPDFRCEDQGRPQCREHLFANKDPHFREAQFVVSGQLLPQEHMFTVPAALRNHESRFLAKELRCEFGFETSEHLQLQEVSYMIVKRSQHGHTKNNLDRDQENRYFTSDHRHNREIGYSEPEPLQLHQSRYMDLDRLSPRDERDTVWDRLSSRDKIPTVWDRLSPQGKKYMASDGLSPQGKRYKASSWVSPRGNRCETSSRVSPQGKRYNASDSLSSRDKRCKYSNWLSSHDERHMPSDRLSPRDGKYTPLDHMSHRNGRHMVSEQRSPRDGRYAASDRLLPRGGRDVASDRHLPRDGRDVASDRHLPRDGRDVASDRLSPRDRRYAASDRLSTRDSRYAASDQLSSWDGRYADLDRLSPQESRYTASDRLSPRDSRYAASDRLSPRDSRYAASDRLSPRDSRYAASDRLSPRGSRYAPSDRLSPQDARYAASDRLSPRGSRYAASDRLSPRGSRYAPSDRLSPQDARYAASDRLSPRDSRYAASDRLSPRDSRYAASDRLSPRDSRYAASDRLSPRGSRYTASDRLSPRDARYAASDRLSPRDSRYAASDRLSPRGSRYAASDRLSPQDARYAASDRLSPQDSRYAASDRLSRDLRYMASDRLSPLVSRYEGYDQQSLRDKSYTTSDWSSSCDPRHKVSEQPPSRDWYLPSNQSLSSSSGYITPIQEKSPNSKWRGSVQQSSSDSNSVGPHESLFQESTFRDRNQVQYNEGRFVESRLRMSAYPLRREFDDTVSHTLRSQENRF
- the LOC126213483 gene encoding uncharacterized protein LOC126213483 isoform X18; the protein is MCGDLLGEREMSGIVKEVMDKLREAENSVGVEDGNGKTEQKMEKECGESGKFGAVVELETDGKEADVGREKLKKERWSRAQKLQRKIMQVEAALKLEIAKVEQKKQKLEGIALRCETSNGEGDRKDTFVAEEQLKKMRLSGAQRRKMKKMMARAAGERVLTKSEQKKRKLEEVTPNYEIGNGEAKKVTSTVQNEAPVLSVPPVYTDRQLRRFQCKLKAKKFKTNTDGGKAPVLSVPLVSTKKRVKRLKRKLKSGKPHDTTKTSTKFVSGGIIGGNTNASATEEVTGGNAYVPVTEQVNKRRKNVLSRTAAAGGTKQHVTAGQKRKRKRQKQRDITKTFIKFLSGGFTGGNDNAPVTEKVDEYSTGVSDREAQGEEETAGSMRLAVVPVGFPDVKMTEEQAEMVWAALTNMIDPSESEELVQFSAMQYENGGLAITCTDRATKVWLRKTVPKLVPWIGACLTVGQADLTLKGTKFILSLPKAMKGRSDEEVLDLFQKQNKGISTTKWKVCSRLTEADERERLTLWVDEKSFQDLKARDFKLFLDLSIVYLLQWSQWENLPADSRVRVWHDLQPVVQNLPLAQTRYKPLRPVETELLSQNFPLPLVPVLQTWAVDRSLSPTVPGIGPNLPDFRCEDQGRPQCREHLFANKDPHFREAQFVVSGQLLPQEHMFTVPAALRNHESRFLAKELRCEFGFETSEHLQLQEVSYMIVKRSQHGHTKNNLDRDQENRYFTSDHRHNREIGYSEPEPLQLHQSRYMDLDRLSPRDERDTVWDRLSSRDKIPTVWDRLSPQGKKYMASDGLSPQGKRYKASSWVSPRGNRCETSSRVSPQGKRYNASDSLSSRDKRCKYSNWLSSHDERHMPSDRLSPRDGKYTPLDHMSHRNGRHMVSEQRSPRDGRYAASDRLLPRGGRDVASDRHLPRDGRDVASDRHLPRDGRDVASDRLSPRDRRYAASDRLSTRDSRYAASDQLSSWDGRYADLDRLSPQESRYTASDRLSPRDSRYAASDRLSPRDSRYAPSDRLSPQDARYAASDRLSPRGSRYAASDRLSPRGSRYAASDRLSPRGSRYAPSDRLSPQDARYAASDRLSPRDSRYAASDRLSPRDSRYAASDRLSPRDSRYAASDRLSPRGSRYTASDRLSPRDARYAASDRLSPRDSRYAASDRLSPRGSRYAASDRLSPQDARYAASDRLSPQDSRYAASDRLSRDLRYMASDRLSPLVSRYEGYDQQSLRDKSYTTSDWSSSCDPRHKVSEQPPSRDWYLPSNQSLSSSSGYITPIQEKSPNSKWRGSVQQSSSDSNSVGPHESLFQESTFRDRNQVQYNEGRFVESRLRMSAYPLRREFDDTVSHTLRSQENRF